From Desmodus rotundus isolate HL8 chromosome 12, HLdesRot8A.1, whole genome shotgun sequence, one genomic window encodes:
- the FBXO17 gene encoding LOW QUALITY PROTEIN: F-box only protein 17 (The sequence of the model RefSeq protein was modified relative to this genomic sequence to represent the inferred CDS: inserted 8 bases in 5 codons; deleted 2 bases in 1 codon): MGTRPSRWQQLPAXIALDALPPELLVQVLSYVPPRALVTCCCSVCREWRDVVPLCATVWLLQLARDRSTEGRALYSVXQRCPPNSKDEKEFPLCALASXLRAPLGSKLIFNSYKEQGFRCWEVERSGNGWAVEKNLTVVRGAPSQTCFVTSFEWSFKLVDLVMEGVWQELLDSAQIEICVADWWGTRENCGCIYRLQVHLLDVHRNEVVKFPASPNPVLQWTERLPTGGSRQDSHVFTNFGKGIRXVSFEQYGXDTRSWVGHYGALVTHSSVRVRIHLS; the protein is encoded by the exons ATGGGCACCCGGCCCTCGCGGTGGCAACAGCTGCCAGC CATAGCCTTGGACGCACTGCCCCCAGAACTACTGGTGCAGGTGCTGAGCTACGTGCCACCGCGCGCATTGGTGACCTGCTGCTGCTCAGTGTGCCGCGAGTGGCGCGACGTCGTGCCACTGTGTGCCACAGTGTGGCTGTTGCAGCTGGCTCGCGACCGCAGCACGGAAGGCCGTGCACTCTATTCGG GCCAGCGCTGCCCACCCAATAGCAAGGACGAGAAGGAGTTTCCGCTCTGCGCCCTGGCGA GCCTGCGAGCGCCCCTGGGCAGCAAGCTCATCTTCAACTCCTACAAAGAGC AGGGCTTCAGATGCTGGGAGGTGGAACGCAGTGGGAATGGCTGGGCTGTGGAAAAGAACCTAACA GTGGTGCGGGGGGCTCCTTCCCAGACCTGTTTCGTGACTTCTTTCGA atGGAGCTTCAAGCTTGTGGACCTGGTAATGGAAGGGGTGTGGCAGGAGCTGCTGGACAGTGCCCAGATCGAGATCTGTGTGGCTGA CTGGTGGGGTACCCGAGAGAACTGCGGCTGCATCTACCGGCTCCAGGTCCACCTTCTGGATGTGCACAGAAACGAAGTGGTCAAGTTCCCTGCCTCACCCAACCCAGTCCTTCAGTGGACAGAGAGGCTGCCGACAGGTGGGTCCAG GCAGGACTCCCACGTCTTCACCAACTTTGGCAAGGGCATCCG TGTGTCTTTTGAGCAGTATGG AGACACACGCTCCTGGGTGGGGCACTACGGTGCCCTTGTGACCCATTCCAGTGTGAGGGTCAGGATCCACCTGTCCTAG